One genomic region from Neoarius graeffei isolate fNeoGra1 chromosome 4, fNeoGra1.pri, whole genome shotgun sequence encodes:
- the LOC132884513 gene encoding uncharacterized protein K02A2.6-like produces MCAKVDEEIDRLLNEGIIEPVKWSEWAAPIVPILKLDGHIRLCGDYKLTVNTASSLEQYPIPRVEDLFTALSGGKQFSKLDMSHAYLQILMDDASKKYLTVNTHRGLFTYNRLPFGIASAPALFQRTIEGLLRGIPHVACYLDDILVSGLDEADHLKNLHTVLTRLEEAGLRLKRSKCTFLQEEVEYLGHRVDAQGLHPVKKKVKAIMEAPTPTNVTELKSYLGLLNYYNKFLPNLATLLAPLHELLRQDVPWKWQQSQAEAFQKSKDLLSSAQVLVHYSADLELILSCDASPYGVGAVLSHRMQDGSERPLGFMSRTLSPAEKRYSQLDKEGLAIIFGIQKFHKYLYGRTFTIYTDHKPLISLFNEKKPIPQMGSPRVQRWAVYLSAYEYNLVYKPGKHHANADALSRLPVAGKVREEEKEQVLMMDLLDDTLLDPGQIKRWTAKDVVLSQVHEHVLRGWPAKVDYDLKPYHKRSTELSVKDGCVMWGARLIIPAKGREQVLKLLHQTHSGMSRMKGLARSYVWWLGMDQEVEREVQSCEECQKNHKSPPTAPLHPWDWPESPWSRIHVDYAGPFQGEMFLLIVDAHSKWLDIYPVKTATSHATIERLRQSFSVFGLPKMLVSDNGTCFTSMEFESFM; encoded by the coding sequence ATGTGCGCCAAAGTTGATGAAGAGATAGACAGGCTGTTGAATGAAGGCATTATAGAGCCGGTGAAGTGGTCCGAATGGGCTGCTCCCATTGTCCCAATTCTGAAACTGGATGGCCATATCAGACTATGTGGAGACTATAAGTTAACAGTAAACACCGCTTCATCCTTGGAACAGTATCCAATCCCTCGAGTAGAGGATCTCTTCACAGCACTGTCAGGAGGAAAGCAATTCTCTAAACTGGACATGAGCCACGCATACTTACAGATCCTTATGGATGACGCGTCCAAGAAATATCTGACTGTCAATACCCATAGGGGGCTGTTCACCTATAACAGACTACCCTTTGGCATTGCATCGGCCCCAGCTTTGTTCCAGAGAACTATTGAGGGTCTGTTGAGGGGGATTCCTCATGTCGCATGCTATTTAGATGACATATTGGTCAGTGGGCTGGACGAGGCTGATCACTTGAAAAATCTTCACACTGTGCTCACAAGGCTGGAGGAAGCTGGCCTGCGGCTGAAGCGCAGCAAGTGCACATTCCTACAAGAGGAAGTGGAATACCTTGGACACAGGGTGGACGCACAGGGACTTCATCCTGTCAAGAAAAAGGTAAAAGCGATCATGGAAGCACCCACACCTACCAATGTCACTGAACTGAAATCCTATTTGGGCTTATTGAACTATTATAACAAATTCCTGCCCAATTTAGCTACACTGTTAGCACCCTTGCATGAACTCCTGAGGCAAGATGTGCCCTGGAAATGGCAGCAAAGTCAAGCAGAGGCTTTTCAGAAGTCAAAGGATCTCTTAAGCTCAGCACAAGTGCTAGTCCATTACTCGGCTGACTTAGAACTGATTCTCTCATGTGACGCTTCGCCATACGGCGTGGGCGCTGTTTTGTCACACAGAATGCAAGATGGCAGTGAACGTCCATTGGGGTTCATGTCCCGAACACTGTCTCCTGCTGAGAAAAGATACTCACAGTTAGATAAGGAAGGCTTAGCCATCATTTTCGGCATTCAGAAATTTCATAAATATCTGTATGGCCGTACATTCACCATCTACACAGATCACAAACCATTGATATCCCTGTTCAATGAGAAAAAGCCCATACCACAGATGGGATCTCCACGAGTTCAGCGCTGGGCAGTATACTTGAGTGCTTATGAGTACAATCTGGTTTACAAACCAGGCAAACATCATGCCAATGCAGATGCACTTAGTAGGCTACCAGTTGCAGGAAAAGTGcgtgaagaagaaaaagaacaagTCTTGATGATGGATCTGTTGGATGACACACTGTTAGACCCCGGACAGATAAAGCGCTGGACAGCTAAAGATGTAGTGCTGTCCCAAGTTCATGAACATGTCCTGAGGGGCTGGCCTGCTAAAGTAGACTATGATCTAAAGCCATACCACAAGAGAAGCACAGAGCTCAGTGTTAAAGACGGGTGTGTAATGTGGGGGGCACGACTGATTATACCCGCAAAAGGCAGAGAGCAAGTGCTGAAGTTGCTTCATCAAACACACTCTGGCATGTCACGGATGAAGGGCTTGGCAAGGTCCTACGTATGGTGGCTGGGCATGGACCAAGAGGTGGAGAGGGAAGTACAGTCATGCGAGGAGTGTCAAAAGAACCACAAGTCACCACCCACTGCGCCATTACACCCCTGGGATTGGCCGGAGTCGCCATGGTCAAGAATTCACGTGGATTATGCCGGACCATTCCAAGGTGAGATGTTCTTGTTGATAGTCGATGCTCACAGTAAATGGCTAGACATCTATCCAGTGAAAACAGCCACATCTCATGCTACCATAGAGAGACTAAGACAAAGCTTTAGTGTTTTTGGACTTCCTAAAATGCTAGTGTCTGACAATGGTACATGTTTCACAAGTATGGAATTTGAGTCTTTTATGTGA